CGTTTCACCAGACGCTCCGTGGAGCGCTCGATGTGCGCGGACATCTCCTCGCGCATCTCACGCTCCATCCTGCGACGCAGCAGGTTGGCGCGCAGCCACAGCCGCATGCGATTCAGCATCCCGCCTCGCTCACTCCACGGTTGACGAACGTGCGCCGCGTCGCTGACATGTCAGCTGACCCGGAGGATCGCCGTCAGTGCACCCGCGAAGCGCTCCCAGTCCGCGCGCTGGTCCGCCAGCTGCCTGCGGCCCGTACCCGTCACGGAATAGACCTTCGTGCGACGGCCCGTCTCCGACTTCGCCCACTTCGACCGGAGCAGCCCGCGCTGTTCCAGACGGTAGAGCGCCGGGTAGAGTGAGCCCGCGTTCACGTTCAGGACATCGTTCGAGATCGCCTGGATGCGCAGCGTCAGGTCGTAACCGTTCGTGGGCTCGGCCTCCAGCAGCTGGAGCACGATCAGATCGAGCGTGCCGGCAAGGAACGGTGTGTTTGGCTGGGTCATCCGGGAGCCGCCTTTGCACTAGACTGTCCAGTGGTCGCTGAACCATAGCTGAGTATCACTAGAGCGTCAAGTGTTGGT
The genomic region above belongs to Longimicrobiales bacterium and contains:
- a CDS encoding PadR family transcriptional regulator, encoding MTQPNTPFLAGTLDLIVLQLLEAEPTNGYDLTLRIQAISNDVLNVNAGSLYPALYRLEQRGLLRSKWAKSETGRRTKVYSVTGTGRRQLADQRADWERFAGALTAILRVS